The Psychrobium sp. MM17-31 DNA window TGAAAGGTTGGTTATTGCAGCTTTTCAAAATACTTACTTGGGGGATTCTATTTGGATTAAGCGCCATATATTGTGATGCTCAATTTGTACTTGCCAATGAACCTCAGCGGCCTGCGATTCAACTAGCAAGTCGCTATCATCAAGATATCGAACTTAGCGACTATTTGGTTAGTGAAAAGCTCGATGGCGTGAGAGCGCGTTGGGATGGTAATAAACTGATAAGCCGCGGCGGGCATGTGATTAATGCGCCGCAGTGGTTTACCAGCGACTTTCCCAATGTGACCCTTGACGGTGAATTGTGGATTACGCGCAATGCTTTCGATGAAGTCTCCGCCATTGCCCGTCGTAAAGCGCCTATTGATAAACAGTGGCGAAAAGTATCCTTTCAAGTATTTGATTTGCCATTATCTACCAAACCTTTTGGTCAGCGTTATCGGGAGTTATCTACATTACTCCTTTCCTCTAATAATTCTTCGTCTCCCCATATTAAGTTAATTCCTCATAAAAAAATGGTCAGCCGCGATGCATTGATGTTATGGCTCGACAAGGTGGTGGCATTAGGTGGCGAAGGATTGATGCTGCATCATCAAGATGCTTTATATCAGCATAAGCGCAGCAAACAGTTGTTGAAGCTTAAAAAACGCTATGACGCCGAAGCGAAAGTCATTGGTTATGTTGCTGGCAAAGGAAAGTATCGCGGTAAAGTCGGGGCGCTATTGATGCGCACCGCAGATGGTATTGAGTTTAAGCTAGGCTCTGGCTTAAGTGACGCGTTGCGAGAAAATCCACCGCCTATTGGCAGTTTAGTGACGTATCAATATTTAGGGAAAACAAAAACTGGCAAACCACGTTTCGCTAGTTATTTACGAGTAAGACAATAGATCTTACTCCCTTAGGTGTTTTCTCACTTTTCTGGCATACCAAACCGACGGAATAATCACTAAAGCGCTAATGCTAGCGAGCAACCATGGCAGGCTAATATTGAGCGAGTTGAGGTTAATGATTTGACTTGCTAACTCGTTATTAACTTGTTCGCCATAAGCGATGTGGCCAATGGCTGCGTCATTAGCAATGGAAAAACCATTGCTAAAGGCACTTTCCCAACCCATCGCAGATAACGACGCGTAGGCTTTGTAACCAATGGCGCTAGCGCCAAATGCGATCACACCAATAGCAGCAGCGCTTAAACTCACCAGTCCGATACCAACGCCGCCAATAGTGACAATGCCATAGGAAATAATACCAACGCTAATAGGCGCTACGGCCACGCCTCCCCACGCGAATAGTAAACCATGAGCGTAGTTGCCGCCTGCAATCCAGCCAAATGCTGGTTTGTCATTGGCTTCTAGCGCGCCCAGTTGAAAATGAATAAGTGGCACACCCAATAAAGTTAGTCGCGATTTGTACTCACGCTGGTTCGCGTCTTTATCTGATGCATGTTTAAAGGCTTCGGGATGAAAGATACGCTCTTGCATCCGCAGAGTCCGCACGGCGTTAAACATACGCGGGACTAATATTAGATAGCTTGCAATAAAGCCGATGACAATGAG harbors:
- a CDS encoding DNA ligase is translated as MKGWLLQLFKILTWGILFGLSAIYCDAQFVLANEPQRPAIQLASRYHQDIELSDYLVSEKLDGVRARWDGNKLISRGGHVINAPQWFTSDFPNVTLDGELWITRNAFDEVSAIARRKAPIDKQWRKVSFQVFDLPLSTKPFGQRYRELSTLLLSSNNSSSPHIKLIPHKKMVSRDALMLWLDKVVALGGEGLMLHHQDALYQHKRSKQLLKLKKRYDAEAKVIGYVAGKGKYRGKVGALLMRTADGIEFKLGSGLSDALRENPPPIGSLVTYQYLGKTKTGKPRFASYLRVRQ